CAAACTAGGCCTATCAATTGGGCCATCTTAAATGAGTTTTAATAAACTCAGATTCGACACATATAATTAGTACTACTTTCGAAGTTCATGTTATAAGTTTCAGATTAATAAATGTAAATCTTATACTTGACTTACAAAATATTCGGATTGTAAGTCTAATTTGGAATTAGTTCAAACTCACTTATTGTTCCCTAATTTCCTCAACGGTTTATCTAATTGGTACTCATAGGGCACTTGTTAATATATATTTCAggtattatattttaaaaaatataaatttaattagaaaaaataaataaacattaaGGAGAGCAAGCaagattaaataagaaaaatatataaatgcaagagaagataataattgttagtatgtgtacatatatatagtAGGTTAGATGAATCTTTGGTGTATTAACAGGGCATCCGTTTGAAAAAACCCCTtccttaatataattactataactattgaattctaaaactaatttaacatacATAGAAGCACAGTATTAAAACTATACACAAACCAACAATAATTCATTAAAAGGTATATAAACCAATAATTTTCCTATAATAATATATCCAATTAGTTCAAAGTACATGGAAAATAGTAATAAAGCATAATCAACAATTAATACATTTTCAAAGGTTCTCAATTTGTTTGTACTAAAATTTGTCCTTCTGAATCTTTTGATATAAtttgtatatttaatatttcttatatatatattaatatattttaacACATAACTCATAAGTATAAAAtattagtgtgtgtgtgtgtgtatatttgCTGATTAGAGGGCAAGACCTATtttgggtttgagcttaacaaGGTTTAAACTTGACTCATATTTAATTCATGTCTAATATTTAGATCCAAAGTCAATCCAACTCAATAAAAAATCAGGTTCGTgagtttacaatttttttttctaatcaaatgGGTCAAACTCGAGCTGTCCCGACCGTTGACAGTCCTAAGTCAAACTCAGCAGCATAGAAGATTCTACGTGGGGGCAGTGGACATCAAACCGGCATATGGtgtcaaaagtttttttttttttttaccctttgGTGAAGCATATCGatccaaaatttcaaagaagaaaagaaatgtgACAAATGCTTATCTGGTTTCTTTTCACAACCACTATTTAGAAGTTGggaaagcaagaaaaagaataTTTCATAGCATCTTTACGTGGAaaattctttttccattttccaaTTAAAATATTGATTTGTGTGCTGGCACTTTTGTACAAATAAATTACCGTATAAATTTATTGCTCTCTTAGCATTAGGAAAGTTTTTCCATTTAATTTCACTTCTCCAATTACCATTGGGACCTCTTTTAATTAATGCCCATTTAAGACTCATTAGACAAACCTTTAAAATACTAGTCTTATTATGAATAGACTTGAGAGATCCCTTAAAATACTCAGACTCAAATTAGTTTTAAGTAGTACTACCTAATAGGGTTAGAAAAACACTGCCTTAATTAGTGGAAGCAACTGATTCCCATTTCAAGAAAAGtccaaaaattaatatatttaaCTTCAATTTGCATGATAAATGAGTTCTTCTTATGGAGATTGCCGTCGTTTGATTTCACCTACATTGATAAATGAGGACTACAACATACAGCCTGGGCCTCGCTATAACCTAATAACCCTATGCCATTACTAGAAGCATTCTTAATGGCAGCGGGTACAACAAGAAGCAGTTGTATGCTGAAGACATTTAACAAAAGATTGTGCTAGTATGAGGTTTGGCTTTGCTAGGATAAACATAGGAGTATTAGTAAGGCCAGCAGATGGAAGAGAAGGAAGTCCCTTGGAGTTGACTCGGATGATCTCGTGATAGCCTAGTTAGGTCTCGAGATCATGTGTTCAAATCACCTCTCTAACGCTTGTGTATTATTAAGAAGCAGGGGGCACAGGTACAGGGAGATTAGTCCAGCAAAGCTGAGATACTCCCtgtgttggaaaaaaaaaaataggagagAAGGAACAAAATAAGAAGATAGCTCAAAAGCAAGCCTGCCCTCAAAGGACGAAAAACAATTGACACAGTAAAATTGTAGTATCTATCATTCATTACCCCaaaagtttgagaaatgtgCATGCAATATAACAAAAGAAGACAATTCTGCAGCcagtatatgtatatgtaatgTAATGTAACCCTATTCAACAAACTAACATGCACCACTGACAAATACAAAGAGACAGGGAGAGAGCTGACTTTAGTATTTCAATAGGCCATCCGAGTCAATACCCGAACCACCGTCCACCACGGAGACGACGCCATTCTATCTTTAGCCATTGAAACAAAATACTATCTCAAGAAAACCAGTCAAGATTTACCAAGGTTCGCTCTTGACTCGAACCCCCCTTTCTTTTTGTGCCAATTCTAATCAACACCCTAACCCCACTCTCGTTTAAATAAACAAATCTTTTCATTATCACCCAATAAGAGAGACAACcccattaaaaaagaaaatggctATTTAATTATGCTTTTACACCATGCAGCACTCGCACATTTCGCTGGCCGAGTCAACTGCACTCGAGTGCAGATCTGATACCTTGAAGAGTGCGACCAATCAGGGCATTCACGGTATCGATGGATTCCAAAGTCAGCTTGGATGCTGGCAAGCTGTTCACCAATATTTGGAACCCAACTGTCAGCAAACAACCATTGCTACCGCCACCAGCAGTAGCTTCTTTCGCAAAATTTCCACTGGAGCTATTAGGCCCGGCTGAGTCAGGGTAACAATCTGGAACTATTGAAAAACCTGATGGCAGCAAAACCACGCAAGAAGAGTCCCCCCCGCTCATCACCACATTCATTGCCGGTATGTCAACCGCGGCATATACTATCAGAGATCCCGACACGTCTGTGGATGTCTCTTGCAAGATCAGCATGCCATTTTGATTCGAATTTGGAGACGTAGCCTGCGAGATTAAGGAAACCAAATTTGCATGAGgtgcaataaaaaaaagtttcatatGTTAAACAGTTCTATATAcgcatatgaaaaaaaaaaaattagttactAACACTTGAACGAAGAAGAGAGATGCTGTTGCCAAGATCCTGGCCTTTAGCTATGTGAAACATCTGTTGCATGGCACCATCATGGGATAAGACATCCCACTGGGACCTCGTCTGTTCATTCCGTAGGAAGTCAAAGAGACGCTGCTCAGACACGGGCATCCAAACGGTAGATGTGGCACTCAACACGACACCAGGAGGCTCACCTGGGTTGCCCATGCTCTTCCGCATTACCAATTTTGCTTCATCTGCATTTCCAACTTGGACAACCTCCCATTTGTAGACTGTTGCGCACACGCCAGCACAGAAGTTATGAGTCATGCGTTGTGCAAGCTTTGCAATGCTCCTCCTACCACTTGGACTAATTACTGTCATAAATGAAGCTCTATCAGGTTCAAAACTTGCAGTTATAACGTCACGAGTACATGACTAAAACGGCCACGCCTTGAGAGAATAGGCAGTAAATCGTAGCTATAGgaattcacaaaaaataataGAGAACAGGACTCAGACCTCCATGATCTCCACCGGGGACGGTTGAAGACGTTATGACTGCCAGGCACTCACATTGTCTCTCAAGGGTGGCAACCCACTTTTGTGCACCAAAGCCCAAGCCTGACCTAAGTAAGGGCCGGTAAGATTGGTGAACATTACTATCATCATATTCCATGTGTTCAACCCAGATGACCTGCAATTTACTTGTGAAGGTTATATAATATAGATCTTCCAACCAGGTGAAAGCACTCGATCATAGACATAGCATGTCAGAATTAACTTGAGATGATATTGCATATGCCCATGCGTTTCTTGTCTTTTAAGAGGTGATGTCATATTATTGGATAATTGAGGAAATGCATTACAGTTCGACTTATAAGATGAGATATAACCAGCAGTATGTCTATAAAATTAGTCAATATCAAGGAACAAAACCTAAGGTACTCATCAAGATGACCAAGGAAAGTGGTAGTCATTAAGACCAGACCCTTGCTTGCTTTCCTTTGTAAATCGTCACTTGATTACTTGTCAATTGTAACAACTCACTATTCCTTCTATAAGCAAGTCTTATTCATTCAATGACAACCActcatgtgtgtgtgtgtgtgtgagagagagagagagcaacaaaACTTGCTACGATAAGAATAtggcaaaaatagtttttgaaagTCCACAAATAGAAGAAATAAACTATCGGTAAACACATGCTCCACGGAAAGAGGAAGTGTGCAGTCAATCATAACGGTGATACCAAGATTTGCAACAAAAGTTACATTCAATTGAGAAAAAGCTGCATCACTAAACGCaaataaagggaaaaaaggCACTACTCTTTTATTTGTattccaatatatatatatatatatatatatatatacaccaaGATTAATAGATAATATATCTTGCCTTTGCAAGACTAGAATAGAAGACATTTTACAGATAATAAATCATTCCTGATAATAAAGAAGATCTCTGTGCATGTGTAAATGCATATCTCCATGACGcaggtctctctctctctctctctctctctctatatatatatagagagagagaggcatTGCGTGTATATTTATACAACAGAATATGCAAGCTTCAAGACATTAGcctttcatttaacattaataTATTCATCAAGCAGAAGTATAAGCAAAGATTTCTATCACTATTATAATCCAGATACCCTGATTCACACATTTCCCAACTGGCAATCGACTAATTCAGCAGACACTAAGAACCCAAACTTTGAGATTTGATGACTATTATCACATAAAACATTACAAAACTATCTCATCAGTATTTTATAGTAATCAAGATTTCGAGCATTTGAAGACAAGAAGGCATTGGACTACTATCAGTTCAGACTCAGAACCAAAAGCTGGAAATGATGGGACTCCATTGGCATGATGCCATCTTCATGTACATCATAAACACAAAGCAAATAAGCAGCCAaaaaacataacaaacacaTTGAAATGAATTGCACTAAAAGAATGGTGACAAAGAAGATTTTCTAGTCATTATTTACCTTGGCATAACCATTTGGCATATCTTGCACAATGCAGCCAGAGGGGAGccttctgcaatcagaaaatATTTGTGCACTTGGCCCTCCTCTGATGGAATCAACAGACACATCAACCACAGCCCAAAAACCCTCAGCATGCTGCTTGCAAAACCGGAGAAACTTCACTTCACGAACAGGGACCAAAGGTGAAAGAACTTGGAACTCAGCATGCATCTAACAGATACCAAACCAAATTCTGGCATTAGCAATTAACAAAAAGAGGGCAGAAAAGAAGAGATTCTTTCCGTTCTGAGGGATATAAGCAAGTGAAAGTAGAAGAAATAGCACACCAGTTGCAAAGCACCATTTCTTGTTCCCCCCGTGCCATCCGTAACCACATCAATAGTAGAGGCTCTCCCAATCATACATGAAAAGAGCTCGGTCCACCGGTTCTGAagaataaaacagaaaaaatattCATAGGGAAATACAAGTACATTAGTTTTTACATACATGCAAACTACAAGAAAGGAGGGGCAATGCATTACCAGCAATTAAATAAACCGAGAAGCAGAAACCATCATGTACATAAATCCATATGTAGCATAAATCAGGTAAATATTTGTAGGCAGAGAATAATGACTGTTTgattgaaacaaatgactcgaACAGAACTAAGAAGATTAATTATGGCAATAAAAGTGAACGACCTACCGGGTCCATTAATATTTCCACAAGAGATGTGCTGTTAATAATTACGGTTCCAGTTGCCTTTGTTGCTTCTGTTACGAAATTACTAGGTTTCGTGCCGACACAAGGAGGAAATACTCTGTTGTATTCCTCAAGGTTTAATGTTTCACTGAATCCATCCAAGCTTCTAAACCAGAGGGGGTTATCAATTTGAGCCAGCTTTAAGAGTTCATCCATTGCTGCCACAGCAAGCTCCAGGTACATAGATTTGTCAATTGACACATCAAAACTCGTCATGCCCATAGAAGATCTGATGGTAGGTAGGATAGGCAAAGGATTGGTAACTGCACTAGTAAAATCAAGGCCCATCGGCACAGGAGTGCCAACTGAACTTAAGGCTGCAAAGGCATTTCTTCCTACCGCAAGCTCCAAATCAGAGTTGCCTGGGGCTATAGGACTGGCCAAGGATGACAATGGCCTACCCAAAAATTTGTTTGCCAGGCCACAAATTCGACTAAGTTCATCTCTCAGACGAGCATTTTCAATCCTAAGATGGTGCTCCTCGATAGAAATCTCTCCAAGAGCTGCTGCGCCACCACAATTGCTGCAAACTGGATTCCTCATAGCTTCTTTCATTGCAATATTTTCAATTCGAAGcttgtcattttcttgcttcagcATGTTATTCTCATGGCGTTCCATTTGAGTCTAGTGAATGCAAGACATGCTCAGTTTGATATTTCCATGAGACAAATTTCAGCattgaaaaaaatggaaatgaagCAAAGAAAAAATCCGTGAAAGTTACCTTCATCTGGGTTCTTCTATTCTGAAACCAAAACTTCACCTGCTTGCTTTCCAAGTTCAGTCTCCTGCCAAGTTCCAACCTCGCCTTCTCATCAGGATGGGGATTCTCCTTAAAGGAACTACAATATTTAACCAGATAGAAAAACATATAAAAAGACAAGCCAAGTTTCGTCTGTGTCGAATCTAATATTATTATTCACCACTAACAAATCACAAGACAAAAAATTTAGACAGTTAGTATAAAATGAGCTCACGCTTCCAGCTCTTGAATTTGAAATGGAGTGTGCCTATGATATTTCTTTCTCCCAGATGATGATGCTTTGTCTCCCTGGGTGTCCTGATCATCTCCTGATGCCCCTTCAATGTTGTCACTCCCAGACCTGCTCTCATACTCCTCCTCCTTGGACTTGTCCGCATCTCCAGGTCCAAAATTTTCCCCGATCAAACCCATGTCTCCAGCACCCTCCATCTTGGGTTTCT
This portion of the Coffea arabica cultivar ET-39 chromosome 2e, Coffea Arabica ET-39 HiFi, whole genome shotgun sequence genome encodes:
- the LOC113730095 gene encoding homeobox-leucine zipper protein ANTHOCYANINLESS 2-like isoform X1; amino-acid sequence: MSFGGFIGGGSSGGGGGDAGLMMADNLYSTIPTSALAHTQPHMVSPPPMVQPIFNSSPLSLAVKPKMEGAGDMGLIGENFGPGDADKSKEEEYESRSGSDNIEGASGDDQDTQGDKASSSGRKKYHRHTPFQIQELEASFKENPHPDEKARLELGRRLNLESKQVKFWFQNRRTQMKTQMERHENNMLKQENDKLRIENIAMKEAMRNPVCSNCGGAAALGEISIEEHHLRIENARLRDELSRICGLANKFLGRPLSSLASPIAPGNSDLELAVGRNAFAALSSVGTPVPMGLDFTSAVTNPLPILPTIRSSMGMTSFDVSIDKSMYLELAVAAMDELLKLAQIDNPLWFRSLDGFSETLNLEEYNRVFPPCVGTKPSNFVTEATKATGTVIINSTSLVEILMDPNRWTELFSCMIGRASTIDVVTDGTGGTRNGALQLMHAEFQVLSPLVPVREVKFLRFCKQHAEGFWAVVDVSVDSIRGGPSAQIFSDCRRLPSGCIVQDMPNGYAKVIWVEHMEYDDSNVHQSYRPLLRSGLGFGAQKWVATLERQCECLAVITSSTVPGGDHGVISPSGRRSIAKLAQRMTHNFCAGVCATVYKWEVVQVGNADEAKLVMRKSMGNPGEPPGVVLSATSTVWMPVSEQRLFDFLRNEQTRSQWDVLSHDGAMQQMFHIAKGQDLGNSISLLRSSATSPNSNQNGMLILQETSTDVSGSLIVYAAVDIPAMNVVMSGGDSSCVVLLPSGFSIVPDCYPDSAGPNSSSGNFAKEATAGGGSNGCLLTVGFQILVNSLPASKLTLESIDTVNALIGRTLQGIRSALECS
- the LOC113730095 gene encoding homeobox-leucine zipper protein ANTHOCYANINLESS 2-like isoform X2; amino-acid sequence: MEGAGDMGLIGENFGPGDADKSKEEEYESRSGSDNIEGASGDDQDTQGDKASSSGRKKYHRHTPFQIQELEASFKENPHPDEKARLELGRRLNLESKQVKFWFQNRRTQMKTQMERHENNMLKQENDKLRIENIAMKEAMRNPVCSNCGGAAALGEISIEEHHLRIENARLRDELSRICGLANKFLGRPLSSLASPIAPGNSDLELAVGRNAFAALSSVGTPVPMGLDFTSAVTNPLPILPTIRSSMGMTSFDVSIDKSMYLELAVAAMDELLKLAQIDNPLWFRSLDGFSETLNLEEYNRVFPPCVGTKPSNFVTEATKATGTVIINSTSLVEILMDPNRWTELFSCMIGRASTIDVVTDGTGGTRNGALQLMHAEFQVLSPLVPVREVKFLRFCKQHAEGFWAVVDVSVDSIRGGPSAQIFSDCRRLPSGCIVQDMPNGYAKVIWVEHMEYDDSNVHQSYRPLLRSGLGFGAQKWVATLERQCECLAVITSSTVPGGDHGVISPSGRRSIAKLAQRMTHNFCAGVCATVYKWEVVQVGNADEAKLVMRKSMGNPGEPPGVVLSATSTVWMPVSEQRLFDFLRNEQTRSQWDVLSHDGAMQQMFHIAKGQDLGNSISLLRSSATSPNSNQNGMLILQETSTDVSGSLIVYAAVDIPAMNVVMSGGDSSCVVLLPSGFSIVPDCYPDSAGPNSSSGNFAKEATAGGGSNGCLLTVGFQILVNSLPASKLTLESIDTVNALIGRTLQGIRSALECS